GCCGGTGCAGCGAGCTTCGCCGGTCAGTCGGTGCTCGCGGCGGTCAAGCGCGGCATGAAGCAGGGCTGGATGCGCCAGATGTCGTAGGCGGTCTTCCGCCTAGGAGCGATCCAGCACGAAGGTGTGGGTGAGCGTGTCGCCCATCTCGACCACCAGCGACCGCCTGACGCCGAACACCACATCCGAATCGAGATACGGGTCCCCGTCGCGGAACAGGTGCGTGGTCAGCGTCTCGTGGCCGTCGGCCTTGATCAGGAAGTGGATGTGTGCCGGCCGCCAGGGATGCCGGCCGCTGGCGACCAGCATGCGTCCGACCGGGCCGTCGGTCGGCACCGGATAGGCCGTCGGCACGATGGCCCGAAAGCGCAGGCGTCCTTCGGCATCGGTCTTCATCACGGCCCGCGCCCGGCGGTGCGGGCCGCGCTGCACGTCGTAGAGCCCCTCCTCGTCGGCCTGCCACACGTCGACCTCGGCGCCGGGCAGCGGCGTGCCGTCGCTCGACCTGACGACCACGTCCACATCGAGCGGCCGCCCCGGCGCCCCGGCGGCGATGTCGCAACCTTGTTCCAGGCGCGGCGCGTCGTCGACGTGGAACGGCCCGAACACGGTGGCCTCGGTGGCCGCCGCAGACTGCTTCCGGTTCAGCGCCACGGTCAGCATCGACACGCCCAGCGTGTCCGACAGGAGGATGAACTCCTGCCGCGTGTCGCTGCACATCTGGCCGGTGGCAGTGAGGAAGCGGATGCCTTGCAGCCACTCGTCCTCGGTGAGCTGCACCTCGCGCACGAAGTCGTGCAGGTGCGTGACCAGGGCGCCGAGAATCTGCTTGAGCCGCGGATCGTCGCAGCCTTCCAGGCTCTCGAGCACGGCGCCGGTGATCGTGTGTTCGTCGATGTTGCGCATGACGGCCTCGCTCAGGTCAGGGTGCGTCGCGTGGGAAAGAGGGTCCAGCCCCAGCGCTGCTGCGCCCAGCCCCACAGTCCCTGCTTGAAGAAGATGGTCGCGACGATGGCCAGCAGGCCCAGTCCCATGAGGTACCAGCTTCCGTAGTCGCTGAAGAACTTGTTGAGCGCCCAGAAGATCAGCGCGCCCACCAGCGGTCCTTCGATGCGTCCGATGCCGCCGATGACGACCATGAAGATCGCGAAGGCCGACCAGTTGACGCTGAAGGCCGCATCGGGCGAGATGCGCAGGTTGCCGACGAAATACAGCGCACCGGCCAGGCCCGCGCCGAACGCCGCCACCACGTAGACCGCGAGCTTCATGCGCTGCACCGCGATGCCCTGCGATTCCGCCGCCGTCTCGTTGTCGCGGATCGCCAGCAAGGCCAGCCCCTGCTTGCTGCGCAGGAAGAGGTAGACCAGCGCGAGGGCCGCCGCGACGCAGGCCAGCGCGATCCAGTACGTCGTGCTCTCGCGCGTGGCACGGTCGATGCCGCGCAGGGCGACGAGGCTGGTGCCCGATCCGCCGCCCAGCGCGGAGACGTTCGCGAACGACAGGCGGAACACTTCGGCGATCACCCAGGTTCCGATGGCGAAGTAGCCGCCCTGCAGCCGGAACGCGATCCACGACACCGGAACGGCAACCGCGGCGGCGCCCAATGCCGCGACCGGCACGGCCACGAAGGGATTCATTCCGGCGAAGTTGCCGAGCGCGAGCATCACGTAGCCGCCGAAGCCGAAGAACGCCTGCTGGCCGATGGACACCATGCCGCCGTAGCCGGCCAGCAGGTTCCACATCATCGCGAAGATGAAGTAGCAGGCGATCTCGACGAACTCGCGCATCCAGCTCGATTCGGCCCAGAAGGGCAGCGTGGCGGCGACGCCGACGAGGGCGAGGGCGATCGCGAGTGCCGCGCGCGAGGCATGCGGCGCGTCCTCCAACCGTTCGGGCCGAGGTGTCCGACCCGGCTCGGCCTGGCGAACGGGCTTGGATGCCTCGGTCGCAACGGCGTTGGCGTGAACCGCCGTGGTGTGAGGAAGCGTCGCCATCCGGAATCACCCCCGAGTCTTCGGAAACAGCCCCTGCGGCCGCACGACCAGCACCAACAGGAACACCAGGTGCCCGAACCAGATGCCCCAGCCGGGATCCAGCCGGAAGCCGATCTGCTGCGTGAGGCCGAGCAGCATCGCGCCGGCGAAGGTCCCCCAGAACGATCCCATGCCGCCGATGATCACCGCCTCGAAGGCGAACAGCAGCAGCAGAGGACCGTCGCTGGGCGACACCGTCGTGCGCAACGCCTGCAGCACGCCGGCCAGCGCGATCAGCACGAACGCGATGCCGGTGGCCAGCGCGTAGACCTTCCTGGCGTCGAGTCCCATCAGCTCGGCGATCTCGCGGTCGTCCGACACGGCGCGAAAGGACAGTCCCAGCGTCGTGCGCTGGAACAGCCACTGCAGCGCGGCCGTGGCGCCCAGCGCAGTGAGGAAGATGACGAGCGGCAGCACGCCGACCGCCGTGTCGGCGATTGCCAGGCTCTGCGTGCTGAGCCCGCCGCTGTCGAGCGAGCGCGGATCGGCCGAGAAGAGCTCGAGCAGCGCGTTCTGGATCACGATGGCCAGGCCGAAGGTGACCACCAGGGACGGCATGGGATCGCGGCCCAGCGTGGCGTTGAGCACGCCGCGCTGCAGCAGATAGCCGGCGCCGAAGGCGATCGGCAGCATCGCCAGCGCGATCAGCGCGGGATGCATTGCCACCAGCGAAGCGAGCGCGATGGCGCCGAAGGCGGCCAGCACGATGAAGTCGCCTTGCGCCGTATTGGTGAGCCGCATCACGCCGAACATCAGCGACTGGCCGAGCGCGAACAGGCAGTACAGGCCGCCGAGCAGCAGGCCCTGGAGCAGGATGTCCATCGCCTCAGACCCCGAAATACGCCGCGGCGATCTGCTCGCGCGTCAGCTCGCCCGCGCGTCCCTCGAGCGAGACGCGACCTTCCTGGAGGCAGACCAGGCGCTGCGACACCTGCTGTGCCATCGCGACGTCCTGCTCGACGATGACCACCGTCATGCCCTCTGCGGCGATCGCCGGCAGCGCGGCGTAGATCTCGCGGATCACGATGGGCGCCAGGCCGAGCGACAGCTCGTCGCACAGCAGCAGCGCGGGGTTGCTCATCAGCGCGCGCCCGATCGCCGCCATCTGCTGCTGGCCCCCTGACAACGATGTCGCCGGCTGCCGGCGCTTGTCAGCCAGCACGGGGAACATCGTGTACAGCCGCCCCAGGTTCCACGGGCCCGTGCGGCCACTGCTCGCGCCCAGGCGGAGGTTCTCCTCGACGCTGAGGCTGGGGAACAGGCGGCGTCCTTCGGGCACCAGCGCGATGCCGCGACGCACGATCTCGCCGGGCGGCAGGCCGCCGATCGCCGCACCCTCGAAGACGACGGCATCGCGCGGCACCGGCACCAGGCCGCACAGCGACTTGAGGAAGGTGCTCTTGCCCGCGCCGTTGGCGCCGATGATCGCGACCGTCTCGCCGTCGTC
The Piscinibacter sp. XHJ-5 DNA segment above includes these coding regions:
- a CDS encoding branched-chain amino acid ABC transporter permease is translated as MDILLQGLLLGGLYCLFALGQSLMFGVMRLTNTAQGDFIVLAAFGAIALASLVAMHPALIALAMLPIAFGAGYLLQRGVLNATLGRDPMPSLVVTFGLAIVIQNALLELFSADPRSLDSGGLSTQSLAIADTAVGVLPLVIFLTALGATAALQWLFQRTTLGLSFRAVSDDREIAELMGLDARKVYALATGIAFVLIALAGVLQALRTTVSPSDGPLLLLFAFEAVIIGGMGSFWGTFAGAMLLGLTQQIGFRLDPGWGIWFGHLVFLLVLVVRPQGLFPKTRG
- a CDS encoding branched-chain amino acid ABC transporter permease, which translates into the protein MATLPHTTAVHANAVATEASKPVRQAEPGRTPRPERLEDAPHASRAALAIALALVGVAATLPFWAESSWMREFVEIACYFIFAMMWNLLAGYGGMVSIGQQAFFGFGGYVMLALGNFAGMNPFVAVPVAALGAAAVAVPVSWIAFRLQGGYFAIGTWVIAEVFRLSFANVSALGGGSGTSLVALRGIDRATRESTTYWIALACVAAALALVYLFLRSKQGLALLAIRDNETAAESQGIAVQRMKLAVYVVAAFGAGLAGALYFVGNLRISPDAAFSVNWSAFAIFMVVIGGIGRIEGPLVGALIFWALNKFFSDYGSWYLMGLGLLAIVATIFFKQGLWGWAQQRWGWTLFPTRRTLT
- a CDS encoding ABC transporter ATP-binding protein; translated protein: MTQLRTSGLEAFYGDAQALFGIDFGLDDGETVAIIGANGAGKSTFLKSLCGLVPVPRDAVVFEGAAIGGLPPGEIVRRGIALVPEGRRLFPSLSVEENLRLGASSGRTGPWNLGRLYTMFPVLADKRRQPATSLSGGQQQMAAIGRALMSNPALLLCDELSLGLAPIVIREIYAALPAIAAEGMTVVIVEQDVAMAQQVSQRLVCLQEGRVSLEGRAGELTREQIAAAYFGV
- a CDS encoding dioxygenase, which gives rise to MRNIDEHTITGAVLESLEGCDDPRLKQILGALVTHLHDFVREVQLTEDEWLQGIRFLTATGQMCSDTRQEFILLSDTLGVSMLTVALNRKQSAAATEATVFGPFHVDDAPRLEQGCDIAAGAPGRPLDVDVVVRSSDGTPLPGAEVDVWQADEEGLYDVQRGPHRRARAVMKTDAEGRLRFRAIVPTAYPVPTDGPVGRMLVASGRHPWRPAHIHFLIKADGHETLTTHLFRDGDPYLDSDVVFGVRRSLVVEMGDTLTHTFVLDRS